A single genomic interval of Bos taurus isolate L1 Dominette 01449 registration number 42190680 breed Hereford chromosome 6, ARS-UCD2.0, whole genome shotgun sequence harbors:
- the CABS1 gene encoding calcium-binding and spermatid-specific protein 1 yields the protein MAEDGLPKIYSHPPAESTKTTTEATIFFGADNTIPKSETTITSEGDHVTSVNDYMLENDFSTTTGNKLIPPKERQKSEDDVESHLEKEFATLMDIKNPMANESITENFLPVKTGNISSTDAISLIDFSTDIAKEDILLDTIDPGDKDVSLTSEVSGTPKESTAAIADTPILPNIMGKSDVSNYSSSVKFKVPADGNAHITDSSVPEAEITPTTERNLTTIPDITALTEEKITEIDLILPENDPNVVPKLTDSDEEKFITVFELTTTAERDKDNPEDALLTDEESTDEVSVWMERDMANEEESHSVLLTAVESRYDFVIPASVTMNLTEDLLTEEDLPENNRMESVTKNTDELSGTTPDLDAFSHKEDNFTTETGVFKLLKEEPDEFLI from the coding sequence ATGGCTGAAGATGGTTTGCCAAAAATTTATTCTCATCCTCCAGCAGAAAGCACTAAGACAACAACTGAGGCAACCATCTTCTTTGGGGCTGACAACACTATTCCTAAATCAGAAACAACTATTACATCAGAAGGAGACCACGTTACTTCAGTAAATGACTATATGCtagaaaatgatttttcaacAACTACAGGCAACAAGCTTATACCAccaaaggaaagacaaaaatcagAAGATGATGTTGAATCCCACCTGGAGAAAGAATTTGCCACTCTGATGGACATTAAAAACCCAATGGCTAATGAGTCTATCACTGAAAACTTCTTGCCAGTGAAAACTGGTAATATCTCATCAACAGACGCCATTTCCTTAATAGATTTTTCCACTGACATAGCAAAAGAAGATATTCTCTTGGATACCATTGACCCAGGGGATAAAGATGTGTCACTAACATCTGAAGTCTCTGGCACACCAAAGGAAAGCACAGCTGCCATTGCTGACACCCCGATCCTTCCAAATATAATGGGTAAATCTGATGTAAGCAATTATAGTTCCTCAGTTAAGTTCAAAGTCCCTGCTGATGGGAATGCCCATATTactgactcctctgtccctgaggctGAAATCACTCCAACTACTGAAAGAAACCTCACCACTATTCCAGACATAACTGCccttacagaagagaaaataacagaaattgacttaattcttccagaaaatgacCCCAATGTTGTGCCTAAACTAACTGATTCTGATGAGGAAAAGTTCATCACTGTGTTTGAGCTCACTACCACTGCTGAAAGAGACAAAGATAACCCAGAAGATGCTCTGCTAACTGATGAAGAGTCTACAGATGAAGTCAGTGTTTGGATGGAAAGGGATATGGCAAATGAAGAAGAGAGTCATTCTGTTCTGCTTACTGCCGTAGAATCCAGATATGACTTCGTCATCCCTGCATCAGTAACTATGAACCTCACAGAAGATTTGCTTACAGAAGAAGATTTGcctgaaaataatagaatggaatcTGTAACTAAGAATACTGACGAATTGTCAGGAACTACTCCTGATCTAGATgcattcagccataaagaagacaATTTCACAACTGAAACTGGTGTCTTTAAACTACTGAAAGAAGAACCAGATGAGTTTCTGATTTGA